One genomic segment of Actinoplanes ianthinogenes includes these proteins:
- a CDS encoding ABC transporter substrate-binding protein, which produces MKKKLLAAVSTLSVLLLAACGNGAASGGGDASKKSIRIAYQAFPSGDLIVKNQGLLEKALPDYKITWTKFDSGASINTAFVAKSLDIAAIGSSPVARGLSAPLNIPYQVAFVLDVAGDNEALVARNGSGVTDIAGLKGKKVGTPFASTAHYSLLAALNKAGVKESDVNIVDLEPQDIQAAWTRGDLDAAYTWLPSLDELKKTGKVLISSRELATAGKPTLDLGVVDTAFAQAHPEAVDAWRKAEAQALDLIANDPAAASKAVGAELNLSADDALNQLKQGVFLKPADIASPEWLGTEGSVGKLADNLVSAAEFLKSQQKIDAVPALADVQKAIYVKGLPSVLS; this is translated from the coding sequence ATGAAGAAGAAGCTGCTCGCGGCTGTCTCCACCCTTTCCGTCCTGCTCCTGGCCGCCTGCGGCAACGGCGCCGCCTCCGGCGGGGGTGACGCGTCGAAGAAGTCGATCCGGATCGCCTACCAGGCGTTCCCCAGCGGCGACCTGATCGTCAAGAACCAGGGGCTGCTGGAGAAGGCGCTGCCGGACTACAAGATCACGTGGACCAAGTTCGACTCGGGCGCGTCGATCAACACCGCGTTCGTCGCGAAGAGCCTGGACATCGCGGCCATCGGCTCCAGCCCGGTCGCCCGTGGACTCTCGGCGCCGCTGAACATCCCCTACCAGGTGGCGTTCGTCCTGGACGTCGCCGGGGACAACGAGGCGCTGGTCGCCCGCAACGGCAGCGGGGTCACCGACATCGCCGGGCTCAAGGGCAAGAAGGTGGGCACCCCGTTCGCCTCGACCGCGCACTACAGCCTGCTCGCCGCGCTGAACAAGGCGGGCGTCAAGGAGTCCGACGTGAACATCGTCGACCTGGAGCCGCAGGACATCCAGGCGGCGTGGACCCGGGGCGACCTGGACGCGGCGTACACCTGGCTGCCCTCGCTCGACGAGCTGAAGAAGACCGGCAAGGTGCTGATCAGCAGCCGGGAGCTGGCCACCGCCGGCAAGCCGACCCTGGACCTCGGCGTGGTGGACACCGCGTTCGCCCAGGCCCACCCGGAGGCCGTGGACGCCTGGCGCAAGGCCGAGGCGCAGGCCCTGGACCTCATCGCGAACGACCCGGCGGCCGCGTCCAAGGCGGTCGGCGCCGAGCTCAACCTCTCCGCCGACGACGCGCTCAACCAGCTCAAGCAGGGCGTCTTCCTGAAGCCCGCGGACATCGCCTCGCCGGAGTGGCTGGGCACCGAGGGCAGCGTCGGCAAGCTCGCCGACAACCTGGTCAGCGCCGCCGAGTTCCTCAAGTCGCAGCAGAAGATCGACGCGGTGCCGGCGCTGGCCGACGTGCAGAAGGCGATCTACGTGAAGGGTCTGCCCAGTGTCCTCAGCTGA
- a CDS encoding ABC transporter ATP-binding protein, with protein sequence MSSADAVVLDAVTRSYGDVTAVGPVDLTLPAGEFLVLVGASGCGKSTLLRLIAGFEQPTTGTVRTAGEAPVPGRGAGLVFQQPRLFPWKTVGGNIALALRYAGQPATPARVDELLARVGLHDVAHRRTWQISGGQQQRVAIARALAVENPLLLLDEPFAALDALTRERLQADLRQVSASSGRTSIFVTHSVDEAIFLGSRVVVLTPRPGQIALDLPIGLPRTGVTADELRGSPEFAALRAEVGHAIRDRATV encoded by the coding sequence GTGTCCTCAGCTGACGCTGTCGTGCTCGACGCGGTGACGCGCTCCTACGGGGACGTCACCGCCGTCGGGCCGGTCGACCTGACGCTGCCCGCCGGGGAGTTCCTGGTCCTGGTCGGCGCGTCCGGCTGCGGCAAGAGCACGCTGCTGCGCCTGATCGCCGGCTTCGAGCAGCCGACCACCGGCACGGTCCGGACGGCCGGCGAGGCGCCGGTGCCGGGCCGCGGGGCCGGCCTGGTCTTCCAGCAGCCGCGGCTGTTCCCGTGGAAGACGGTCGGCGGCAACATCGCGCTGGCGCTGCGCTACGCCGGGCAGCCGGCCACCCCGGCCCGGGTGGACGAGCTGCTGGCCCGGGTCGGCCTGCACGACGTCGCGCACCGGCGTACCTGGCAGATCTCCGGCGGCCAGCAGCAGCGGGTGGCGATCGCCCGGGCGCTCGCGGTGGAGAACCCCCTGCTGCTGCTCGACGAGCCGTTCGCGGCCCTGGACGCGCTCACCCGGGAACGCCTGCAGGCCGACCTGCGGCAGGTCAGCGCCTCCTCCGGCCGGACCAGCATCTTCGTCACGCACAGCGTGGACGAAGCGATCTTCCTGGGCAGCCGCGTCGTGGTCCTGACGCCCCGCCCGGGTCAGATCGCCCTGGACCTGCCGATCGGCCTGCCCCGCACCGGCGTCACCGCCGACGAGCTGCGCGGCTCCCCGGAGTTCGCCGCGCTGCGCGCCGAGGTGGGCCACGCCATCCGGGACCGCGCCACCGTCTGA
- a CDS encoding putative bifunctional diguanylate cyclase/phosphodiesterase, with amino-acid sequence MRPVDGPARTAGRILILAVVWAVLSVVLGVAGVLVPAPPAWLLWPAGVGAAGTAAYASLVAAAAAGESVARRFWQRLAASVGLLTAGTAGHALATTLAGHPTPMNPFSAVCYLSSVAGIAYAMVRLPHPPRSWRASLAIYLDIAVVGVAAALVTTHFLWSFPVPGVPGAPGGPPPAPDGPQMPGLAAGLTLIVLITAVTAVVAVIRVGITGAGPVHGPVLWYLAPLGLLAPISWLIYPATKDHPHLSVTAIVMVPLGLLFALAARSQIRYGGLPPRTVSARWVRRWSRISVVPYAAVALTVGMLISVTLHLGFLPPGLAGGSIVLITLVVIRQIAVLSDNTDLMERLEEQANHDDLTGLPNRRMFAATLQARTAPAVVAVGDLDGFGTLNDRLGDERGDALLRAAAARITETFGPDAIVARLLGDEFGVLIDGDQEQLGERLVRAFRLPLQVDGHDLLVTATVGVAAGRDAVVPDLLRRAELALKAAKRAGANRYTEHTAAMDSTAQHDADLAAALRRGLDMGEFRLAYQPIVELPGGRITGVEALVRWHPADGAPVSPAEFIPVAEQTGLILDLGLWVIETACADASRWQLRHGKDAPRVNINVSARQLLDPDLPDQVASAIARYRLDPDKITLEITETAVFGGGAALSTVHDLRALGVGVALDDFGTGQSSLTLLRTCPVTTLKVDKSFIDELNGTAEQEAIATSLSTIATTLGLRAVAEGVETEAQAARLEALGYRYAQGYFFAKPGPAALIDAALEAAPVID; translated from the coding sequence ATGCGACCAGTGGACGGACCGGCCCGGACAGCCGGGCGCATCCTGATCCTGGCGGTCGTCTGGGCGGTGCTGAGCGTGGTGCTCGGCGTCGCCGGTGTCCTCGTGCCGGCGCCGCCCGCCTGGCTGCTCTGGCCGGCCGGGGTCGGTGCGGCCGGCACCGCGGCGTACGCCAGCCTGGTCGCCGCCGCGGCCGCCGGCGAGAGCGTGGCCCGCCGGTTCTGGCAGCGGCTCGCCGCCTCCGTCGGCCTGCTCACCGCCGGCACCGCCGGCCACGCCCTGGCCACCACGCTGGCCGGGCACCCCACCCCGATGAACCCGTTCAGCGCCGTCTGCTACCTGAGCTCGGTGGCCGGGATCGCCTACGCGATGGTGCGCCTGCCGCACCCGCCCCGCTCCTGGCGGGCCAGCCTGGCGATCTACCTGGACATCGCCGTGGTCGGGGTGGCAGCCGCGCTGGTCACCACGCACTTCCTGTGGAGCTTCCCGGTGCCGGGCGTCCCCGGCGCGCCGGGCGGCCCGCCGCCGGCACCGGACGGGCCGCAGATGCCCGGGCTGGCCGCCGGCCTCACCCTGATCGTGCTGATCACCGCGGTCACCGCGGTGGTCGCGGTGATCCGGGTCGGGATCACCGGCGCCGGACCGGTGCACGGCCCGGTCCTCTGGTACCTGGCTCCGCTCGGCCTGCTCGCCCCGATCTCCTGGCTGATCTACCCGGCCACCAAGGATCACCCGCACCTGAGCGTCACGGCGATCGTGATGGTGCCGCTCGGGCTGCTGTTCGCGCTCGCCGCCCGCTCGCAGATCCGCTACGGCGGGCTGCCGCCGCGCACGGTCAGCGCCCGCTGGGTACGCCGGTGGAGCAGGATCAGCGTGGTCCCGTACGCCGCCGTCGCGCTCACCGTCGGCATGCTGATCTCGGTCACCCTGCACCTCGGCTTCCTGCCGCCCGGCCTGGCCGGCGGCTCGATCGTGCTGATCACCCTGGTGGTGATCCGGCAGATCGCCGTCCTGTCCGACAACACCGACCTGATGGAGCGGCTCGAGGAGCAGGCCAACCACGACGACCTGACCGGCCTGCCGAACCGGCGGATGTTCGCCGCCACCCTCCAGGCGCGCACCGCCCCGGCCGTGGTGGCGGTCGGCGACCTGGACGGCTTCGGCACCCTCAACGACCGGCTCGGCGACGAGCGGGGCGACGCCCTGCTGCGCGCCGCCGCGGCCCGGATCACCGAGACGTTCGGCCCGGACGCGATCGTCGCCCGGCTGCTCGGCGACGAGTTCGGCGTGCTGATCGACGGCGACCAGGAGCAGCTCGGCGAGCGGCTGGTCCGCGCGTTCCGCCTCCCGCTCCAGGTGGACGGCCACGACCTGCTGGTCACCGCCACCGTCGGGGTCGCGGCCGGCCGCGACGCGGTGGTCCCCGACCTGCTGCGCCGCGCCGAGCTGGCGCTCAAGGCGGCCAAGCGGGCCGGCGCCAACCGGTACACCGAGCACACCGCCGCGATGGACAGCACCGCGCAGCACGACGCCGACCTGGCCGCGGCCCTGCGCCGGGGCCTGGACATGGGCGAGTTCCGGCTGGCCTACCAGCCGATCGTGGAGCTGCCCGGCGGCCGGATCACCGGCGTCGAGGCGCTCGTGCGCTGGCACCCGGCGGACGGCGCGCCGGTGTCGCCGGCCGAGTTCATCCCGGTCGCCGAGCAGACCGGGCTGATCCTCGACCTCGGCCTCTGGGTGATCGAGACGGCCTGCGCCGACGCCTCCCGGTGGCAGCTGCGGCACGGCAAGGACGCGCCCCGGGTCAACATCAACGTCTCGGCCCGGCAACTGCTCGACCCGGACCTGCCCGACCAGGTCGCCTCGGCGATCGCCCGGTACCGGCTGGACCCCGACAAGATCACCCTGGAGATCACCGAGACCGCGGTCTTCGGCGGCGGCGCCGCCCTGAGCACCGTGCACGACCTGCGGGCCCTGGGTGTCGGGGTGGCCCTGGACGACTTCGGCACCGGCCAGTCGTCGCTGACCCTGCTGCGCACCTGCCCGGTCACCACCCTGAAGGTGGACAAGTCGTTCATCGACGAGCTCAACGGCACCGCCGAGCAGGAGGCGATCGCCACCTCGCTGAGCACCATCGCCACGACGCTGGGCCTGCGCGCGGTCGCCGAGGGCGTGGAGACCGAGGCACAGGCCGCCCGCCTGGAGGCCCTCGGCTACCGCTACGCGCAGGGTTACTTCTTCGCCAAGCCGGGCCCGGCGGCCCTGATCGACGCGGCCCTGGAGGCCGCGCCGGTCATCGACTGA
- a CDS encoding glycoside hydrolase family 13 protein produces the protein MTDQLVAPPTVEAPPASWWRNAVIYQIYPRSFADSNGDGIGDLPGISSRLPYLKDLGVDAVWLSPFYASPQADAGYDVSDYRTVDPIFGTVADASELIAGAHALGLRVIVDLVPNHSSDQHEWFQKAIAEGPGSLFRERYHFRPGKGENGELPPNDWPSIFGGPAWTRVEDGEWYLHLFAPEQPDFNWEHPAVRDEFKTILRFWLDLGVDGFRIDVAHGLVKEDGLPDVGADAEWHLLGVGESPCFDRDGVHEIYRSWRQILDEYPGERIAVAEAWAPNLARVSHYVRDDELHQAFNFSYLGTAWNVHEQRQMIDDSLAAMTAVGAPTTWTLSNHDVVRHTTRLMQTADGEVAGRKAVAVDEAAGLRRARAASALMLALPGSAYLYQGEELGLPEVLDLPPEVRQDPAFHRATGQDGYRDGCRVPIPWSGDVAPYGFGPDGGASWLPQPASWARLSVAAQADVPGSTLELYRRALAVRKTDPALQGTDNLTWVTAPAGVLAFDRAVEGAPVFRCTVNMSDQPVAVGRPGELLLASGPVEGGPDEVVLPPDTTVWWSIPS, from the coding sequence ATGACAGATCAATTGGTCGCACCGCCCACCGTCGAGGCGCCACCGGCTTCCTGGTGGCGCAACGCGGTCATCTACCAGATCTACCCGCGCAGCTTCGCCGACTCGAACGGCGACGGCATCGGTGATCTGCCCGGCATCAGCAGCCGTCTGCCGTACCTCAAGGATCTCGGTGTCGACGCGGTCTGGCTCTCCCCGTTCTACGCGTCGCCGCAGGCGGACGCGGGTTACGACGTCTCGGACTACCGCACCGTCGACCCGATCTTCGGCACCGTCGCCGACGCCTCCGAGCTGATCGCCGGCGCCCACGCGCTCGGCCTGCGCGTGATCGTCGACCTGGTGCCCAACCACTCGTCCGACCAGCACGAGTGGTTCCAGAAGGCGATCGCCGAGGGCCCCGGCTCGCTGTTCCGCGAGCGCTACCACTTCCGCCCCGGCAAGGGCGAGAACGGTGAGCTGCCGCCGAACGACTGGCCGTCCATCTTCGGCGGCCCGGCCTGGACCCGGGTCGAGGACGGCGAGTGGTACCTGCACCTGTTCGCCCCCGAGCAGCCGGACTTCAACTGGGAGCACCCGGCGGTCCGCGACGAGTTCAAGACCATCCTGCGGTTCTGGCTCGACCTGGGCGTCGACGGCTTCCGGATCGACGTGGCGCACGGCCTGGTCAAGGAGGACGGCCTGCCGGACGTCGGCGCGGACGCCGAGTGGCACCTGCTGGGCGTCGGCGAGAGCCCGTGCTTCGACCGCGACGGCGTGCACGAGATCTACCGCTCCTGGCGGCAGATCCTGGACGAGTACCCGGGCGAGCGGATCGCGGTCGCCGAGGCCTGGGCGCCGAACCTGGCCCGCGTCTCGCACTACGTCCGCGACGACGAGCTGCACCAGGCGTTCAACTTCAGCTACCTGGGCACCGCGTGGAACGTGCACGAGCAGCGCCAGATGATCGACGACTCGCTGGCCGCGATGACCGCGGTCGGCGCGCCGACCACCTGGACGCTCTCCAACCACGACGTGGTCCGGCACACCACCCGGCTGATGCAGACCGCCGACGGCGAGGTGGCCGGCCGCAAGGCGGTCGCGGTCGACGAGGCGGCCGGGCTGCGCCGGGCCCGGGCGGCCAGCGCGCTGATGCTGGCGCTGCCCGGATCGGCGTACCTCTACCAGGGTGAGGAGCTGGGCCTGCCGGAGGTGCTGGACCTGCCGCCGGAGGTGCGCCAGGACCCGGCGTTCCACCGGGCGACCGGCCAGGACGGCTACCGCGACGGCTGCCGGGTGCCGATCCCGTGGAGCGGCGACGTGGCGCCCTACGGCTTCGGCCCGGACGGCGGCGCCAGCTGGCTCCCGCAGCCGGCGTCCTGGGCGCGGCTGAGCGTGGCCGCGCAGGCCGACGTGCCCGGCTCGACGCTGGAGCTGTACCGCCGGGCGCTCGCCGTGCGCAAGACCGACCCGGCGCTGCAGGGCACCGACAACCTGACCTGGGTGACCGCCCCGGCCGGGGTCCTGGCGTTCGACCGCGCGGTCGAGGGCGCCCCGGTGTTCCGCTGCACGGTCAACATGAGCGACCAGCCGGTGGCCGTCGGCCGGCCCGGCGAGCTGCTGCTGGCCAGCGGCCCGGTGGAGGGCGGCCCGGACGAGGTCGTGCTGCCGCCGGACACCACCGTCTGGTGGTCCATCCCGAGCTAG
- a CDS encoding LacI family DNA-binding transcriptional regulator produces MAGVSRSAVSFAFNNPQRISTATRDRILAVADELGYTPNTLGRMLQAGTTNSIGVLLPQGLAQILENPYYARFLMGAGQVCDREGYTLLLTPPLQDSVLKAIPYAAVDGFIVCGLEIDRGEVAELDRRGIPFVLIDSDRHEGAPHVEVDDRGGAREVARYLLELGHRRLAVLSIGPRPAADPGQRGPLARRLAGITDALAEVGLTLGDVRLAEAPVTRADGYRATKALMSEPGDRPTAILALSDILAYGAVDALQEMAIEVPGQVSVTGFDDLAESAWFRPRLTTVRQPIVTKGRMAADFLISAIRGEDQHPHQMLGTHLIVRDSATNPA; encoded by the coding sequence ATGGCCGGTGTGTCCCGTTCCGCGGTATCGTTCGCGTTCAACAACCCGCAGCGGATCTCCACCGCGACCAGGGACCGGATCCTCGCCGTCGCCGACGAGCTCGGGTACACGCCGAACACCCTGGGCCGGATGCTCCAGGCCGGGACCACCAACTCGATCGGGGTGCTGCTGCCCCAGGGCCTGGCGCAGATCCTGGAGAACCCGTACTACGCCCGGTTCCTGATGGGCGCCGGGCAGGTCTGCGACCGGGAGGGATACACGCTGCTGCTGACCCCGCCGTTGCAGGACTCGGTGCTCAAGGCGATTCCGTACGCGGCGGTGGACGGCTTCATCGTCTGCGGGCTGGAGATCGACCGGGGCGAGGTGGCCGAGCTGGACCGGCGCGGCATCCCGTTCGTGCTGATCGACTCGGACCGGCACGAGGGCGCGCCGCACGTCGAGGTGGACGACCGGGGCGGCGCCCGGGAGGTGGCTCGCTACCTGCTCGAACTCGGTCATCGACGGCTCGCGGTGCTGTCCATCGGGCCACGGCCGGCGGCTGATCCCGGGCAGCGGGGTCCCCTCGCCCGGCGGCTGGCCGGGATCACCGACGCGCTCGCCGAGGTGGGGCTCACGCTCGGCGACGTGCGGCTCGCCGAGGCCCCGGTCACCCGCGCCGACGGATACCGGGCGACGAAGGCGCTGATGTCCGAGCCGGGAGACCGGCCGACGGCGATCCTGGCGCTCTCCGACATCCTCGCCTACGGCGCGGTGGACGCCCTCCAGGAGATGGCGATCGAGGTGCCGGGGCAGGTCTCGGTCACCGGCTTCGACGACCTCGCCGAGTCGGCCTGGTTCCGCCCGCGGCTCACCACGGTCCGGCAGCCGATCGTGACCAAGGGCCGGATGGCCGCCGACTTCCTGATCTCGGCCATCCGCGGCGAGGATCAGCACCCGCACCAGATGCTCGGCACCCATCTGATCGTCCGGGATTCAGCAACAAATCCGGCATAA
- a CDS encoding glycoside hydrolase family 15 protein encodes MPDYPLIADHGLIGDLQTAALVSTDGTVDWFCAPRFDSPSIFGALLDAERGGHLATRPATAAYTAKQLYLPDSAVLVTRFMTDTGVGEIVDFMPVSDSATATDRHRLVRLVRCVRGEMTFAVHIAPRFGYGRDAFRTRATDQAVVFESDREALTVRLIREPFEDPGRSWIDGDGDVRAELQLHAGQLRGLVLETGPAGPLRQFPLAEAMRLLDDTVDFWESWLGGCTYQGRWREMVYRAAITIKLMTYAPTGGLVAAPTAALPEQLGGERNWDYRYTWVRDASFSVYSLLSLGFTDEAAALGRWLRDRVYEQEEKDPTGPLKIMYRVDGSSDLVEETLPHWSGYRGSSPVRIGNGAAGQLQLDIYGEAMDSIYVGQRQGITPGHRGWQAIRHMLDWVAGNWSQPEEGIWETRGGRQDFTYGRLMCWVALDRGLRMAGELGRPAPLDEWRRQRDAIYAEIMERGWSPARQAFRQHYDTTVLDSSLLRMPTVGFITPGDPMWLSTLRAMESELVTDSLVYRYDPAASPDGLRGSEGTFSLCTFAYVTALAGAGELDKARVTFEKMLTYANHLGLYSEEIGLTGEQLGNFPQAFTHLSLIDAAVTLDRQLDRFPRAAARRHTVLPATRRGGAAAD; translated from the coding sequence ATGCCGGACTACCCGCTCATCGCCGACCACGGGCTGATCGGTGACCTGCAGACCGCGGCCCTGGTGTCCACCGACGGCACCGTCGACTGGTTCTGCGCGCCGCGCTTCGACTCGCCCAGCATCTTCGGCGCCCTGCTCGACGCCGAGCGCGGCGGCCACCTGGCCACCCGCCCGGCCACCGCGGCCTACACCGCCAAGCAGCTCTACCTGCCGGACTCCGCGGTCCTGGTCACCCGGTTCATGACCGACACCGGGGTCGGCGAGATCGTCGACTTCATGCCGGTCTCGGACAGCGCCACGGCGACCGACCGGCACCGGCTGGTCCGCCTGGTGCGGTGCGTGCGCGGGGAGATGACCTTCGCGGTGCACATCGCCCCGCGGTTCGGGTACGGACGGGACGCGTTCCGGACCCGGGCGACCGATCAGGCCGTGGTGTTCGAGAGCGACCGGGAGGCGCTGACCGTACGCCTGATCCGGGAGCCGTTCGAGGACCCGGGCCGCTCCTGGATCGACGGTGACGGCGACGTCCGCGCCGAGCTCCAGTTGCACGCCGGTCAGCTGCGCGGGCTGGTGCTGGAGACCGGGCCGGCCGGGCCGCTGCGCCAGTTCCCGCTCGCCGAGGCGATGCGGCTGCTCGACGACACGGTCGACTTCTGGGAGTCGTGGCTGGGCGGCTGCACCTATCAGGGGCGCTGGCGGGAGATGGTGTACCGGGCGGCGATCACGATCAAGCTGATGACGTACGCGCCGACCGGCGGGCTGGTCGCCGCGCCGACCGCGGCGCTGCCCGAGCAGCTCGGCGGCGAGCGCAACTGGGACTACCGATACACCTGGGTACGCGATGCCTCGTTCTCGGTGTACTCGCTGCTGTCGCTGGGCTTCACCGACGAGGCGGCGGCGCTCGGCCGGTGGCTGCGCGACCGGGTGTACGAGCAGGAGGAGAAGGACCCGACCGGCCCACTGAAGATCATGTATCGGGTGGACGGGTCGAGCGACCTGGTCGAGGAGACGCTGCCGCACTGGTCCGGTTACCGCGGGTCCAGCCCGGTACGGATCGGCAACGGCGCGGCCGGGCAGTTGCAGCTGGACATCTACGGCGAGGCGATGGACAGCATCTACGTCGGTCAGCGGCAGGGGATCACCCCCGGGCATCGGGGCTGGCAGGCGATCCGGCACATGCTCGACTGGGTGGCCGGCAACTGGTCGCAGCCCGAGGAGGGCATCTGGGAGACCCGGGGCGGGCGGCAGGACTTCACGTACGGAAGGCTGATGTGCTGGGTTGCTCTTGATCGTGGTCTGCGGATGGCGGGTGAGCTCGGCCGTCCCGCTCCGCTGGACGAGTGGCGCAGGCAGCGGGACGCCATCTACGCGGAGATCATGGAGCGTGGCTGGAGCCCGGCCCGGCAGGCGTTCCGGCAGCACTACGACACCACCGTGCTGGACTCGTCGCTGCTGCGGATGCCGACGGTCGGGTTCATCACGCCGGGCGACCCGATGTGGCTGTCGACGCTGCGGGCCATGGAGAGCGAGCTGGTCACCGACAGCCTGGTCTATCGGTACGACCCGGCCGCCTCCCCGGACGGCCTGCGCGGCTCGGAGGGCACCTTCTCGCTGTGCACGTTCGCCTACGTGACCGCGCTGGCCGGGGCCGGTGAGCTGGACAAGGCCCGGGTGACGTTCGAGAAGATGCTCACCTACGCCAACCACCTGGGCCTGTACTCCGAGGAGATCGGGCTGACCGGCGAGCAGCTCGGCAACTTCCCGCAGGCCTTCACCCACCTGTCGCTGATCGACGCGGCGGTCACCCTGGACCGCCAGCTGGACCGGTTCCCGCGGGCCGCCGCCCGCCGGCACACGGTGCTGCCCGCCACGCGCCGCGGAGGGGCCGCCGCCGACTGA
- a CDS encoding CsbD family protein, translating to MAFDEKVDNKAEEIGGKVKEGVGKATDDERLEAEGKADQTSSNLKQAGEKVKDAFKS from the coding sequence ATGGCTTTCGACGAAAAGGTCGACAACAAGGCCGAGGAGATCGGCGGCAAGGTCAAGGAGGGCGTCGGCAAGGCCACCGACGACGAGCGGCTCGAGGCCGAGGGCAAGGCCGACCAGACCAGCTCGAATCTCAAGCAGGCCGGCGAGAAGGTCAAGGACGCGTTCAAGTCCTGA
- a CDS encoding sulfite oxidase, with product MIDEAAYDETRLRDWLAGRARGFSRRDLFALAAAVGAGAAGLPSSPAAAAGSPIVKPLPPELFRVLGTNAETKWSALKDQGYLVPVDRFFVRNHTSTPIIDAATWSLEVSGSGLRGDAAHFTLADLRRLPAQTHTVAVECAGNGRGYYSSQQGQTVSGTAWGLGAVGVARWRGVRLSTVLRRAGVRRDAVDVQPIGLDPNFVSGGVDLGPVRRPFPIAKAFDDVLLAYEMNGEPLPADHGHPVRVIVPHWIGIASIKWAGRIEVSAEPLFSPWNTQFYRLFGPEFPAEGRPFDRQVIKSASELEPGTTVAAGHRVRLTGRSWSAGGRIRRVEVSTDGGATWRHARFTGPSRDGAWQQWELDWRPAAGAYELLARATDVHGNTQPDVARYNTLGYLFDAVVRVPVSAA from the coding sequence ATGATCGATGAGGCTGCATACGACGAGACCCGGCTCCGTGACTGGCTGGCCGGCCGGGCCCGTGGATTCTCTCGCCGCGACCTGTTCGCGCTGGCCGCGGCGGTCGGCGCCGGTGCGGCCGGCCTCCCGTCGAGCCCGGCCGCGGCGGCCGGCTCGCCGATCGTCAAGCCGCTGCCGCCCGAGCTGTTCCGGGTGCTCGGCACCAACGCCGAGACGAAGTGGTCGGCGCTCAAGGACCAGGGCTACCTCGTGCCGGTCGACCGGTTCTTCGTGCGCAACCACACCAGCACGCCGATCATCGACGCCGCGACCTGGAGCCTGGAGGTCTCCGGCTCCGGTCTGCGCGGCGACGCCGCGCACTTCACCCTCGCCGACCTGCGGCGCCTGCCGGCGCAGACCCACACGGTCGCGGTCGAGTGCGCCGGCAACGGCCGCGGCTACTACAGCTCGCAGCAAGGCCAGACAGTTTCCGGTACGGCCTGGGGCCTGGGCGCCGTCGGCGTGGCCCGCTGGCGCGGCGTCCGGCTCTCCACCGTGCTGCGCCGGGCCGGCGTGCGCCGCGACGCCGTCGACGTGCAGCCGATCGGCCTCGACCCGAACTTCGTGTCCGGCGGCGTCGACCTGGGCCCGGTGCGCCGCCCGTTCCCGATCGCCAAGGCGTTCGACGACGTGCTGCTGGCCTACGAGATGAACGGCGAGCCGCTGCCCGCCGACCACGGGCACCCGGTCCGGGTGATCGTCCCGCACTGGATCGGCATCGCGAGCATCAAGTGGGCCGGGCGGATCGAGGTGTCCGCCGAGCCGCTCTTCTCCCCGTGGAACACCCAGTTCTACCGGCTGTTCGGGCCGGAGTTCCCGGCCGAGGGCCGGCCGTTCGACCGTCAGGTGATCAAGAGCGCGTCCGAGCTGGAGCCGGGCACCACGGTCGCCGCCGGCCACCGGGTCCGCCTGACCGGCCGCTCGTGGTCGGCCGGCGGCCGGATCCGCCGGGTCGAGGTGAGCACCGACGGCGGCGCGACCTGGCGGCACGCTCGGTTCACCGGACCGTCCCGGGACGGCGCCTGGCAGCAGTGGGAACTCGACTGGCGACCGGCCGCGGGGGCGTACGAGTTGCTGGCCCGGGCCACCGACGTGCACGGCAACACCCAGCCGGACGTGGCCCGGTACAACACGCTGGGCTACCTGTTCGACGCCGTGGTGCGTGTCCCGGTCAGCGCCGCCTGA